The window GAAGCACTGCATTAAGTAGGCCGGCACCCGGTACATTCGCTTCTCCCACAAGCTAGCAAGCGTCTCGTGGTCTTGGACTTGATATGTTTCAATCATAGTCATCCAGCTCCTTTCAAACTCCTCCACCGTCAAGCTGTGGTCCACGCACAGCTCGAATGCCTTGTGCAGGTCTGGACGGCCAGCAAAGAACGGTACTAGTGTCTCCTTGGCCTTCTTTATAATGTGCCACCTGCAGTGCCTGTGCACTGCCAGCGGAAAGACCTCCTCTATGCCTGCGCGCATGCTAAAATCCTGGTCTGTTATTATGTTCATCGGAGCAAGTCCACCCATGTACTCCAAGAAGGTCTTGAACAGCCAAACGTACCCATCC is drawn from Aegilops tauschii subsp. strangulata cultivar AL8/78 chromosome 1, Aet v6.0, whole genome shotgun sequence and contains these coding sequences:
- the LOC141038174 gene encoding protein FAR1-RELATED SEQUENCE 5-like, whose translation is MAYFDEKAKEDPDFFYRIRLDDDDRVRNMYWVDGAARRAYKHFRDCISFDATYLTNMYKMPCAPFIGINNHNQSLQFGCGLVRNKDTDGYVWLFKTFLEYMGGLAPMNIITDQDFSMRAGIEEVFPLAVHRHCRWHIIKKAKETLVPFFAGRPDLHKAFELCVDHSLTVEEFERSWMTMIETYQVQDHETLASLWEKRMYRVPAYLMQCFFLFLQTT